The Notolabrus celidotus isolate fNotCel1 unplaced genomic scaffold, fNotCel1.pri scaffold_229_arrow_ctg1, whole genome shotgun sequence region AGGGTTTGGGACTCGTAGGTCTTGTGGTTTTCAGATTTATAGATTTTTACtggagtgaaactttttctGACCTCAATAAACTTTCAGAAAACCTGGAGTGGATTCATTTCACAGGACGGGTCTCAGAGGGTCCGGATCCTCATCTTAGACTCATTCTTTGTATTTGAACACATAAAGAGGAAAGTCTAGTTTCATAAGTGGACTCTGTTTCTGAACCCAGCAGCTTCAGACTGGGACCTGTACTTTAAGAGGGACTCCAGCTACAAGACAGTCCTccagtcctgcagctctgagtccTGCTACCCGGGTCGTGTTCctaacagtgtgtttgtgttcttatCTGGTCTCCAGATGATCAGAGAAAGTCTGAGGTCCTCTGTAACAGGTCCACACGGCTTCCCCGACCCTCCAGTCTCTCTGGGCTCGGCTGGCCATCACTGGATCCTCCAGATTCTATGGCTGTTCAATAGAACCAGAAAAAAGCCCCACAATCAATCCTTCAAGAGATCTGTTCACTTCAGTCTGCTATCAGGATATCTTATCAAAGCACTGAGTGAGGACAAAGTCCAGAAACACTGAGAGGAGTTCCTTTAAACACAGCTGGGATTCAACATTCAACATGTTCCTCTTTACTTGAATCCAGTCTAATATTATAAACACCTTTAAATCCTGAACTAACTTCAACAGGAAATAAACTGTCTTTACAGAAACATCAATTCACTTCTCTCTGCTTTTCCAAACTTAGATCAGCTTTAAGGCCGCACAGCCCAACTTACACCATCCCTGTGTTAGCTAAACTTAGCTAAAGAGGCTTTAATAATGCAGCAGAATGCAcctttaacctttaacctttcacCTTTAACTTACACCATCCCTGTGTTAGCTAAACTTAGCTAAAGAGGCTTTAATAATGCAGCAGAATGCACCTTTAACCTTTCAcctttaacctttaacctttaacttacaCCATCCCTGTGTTAGCTAAACTTAGCTAAAGAGGCTTTAATAATGCAGCAGAATGCAcctttaacctttaacctttcacCTTTAACTTACACCATCCCTGTGTTAGCTAAACTTAGCTAAAGAGGCTTTAATAATGCAGCAGAATGCACCTTTAACCTTTCACCTTTAACTTACACCATCCCTGTGTTAGCTAAACTTAGCTAAAGAGGCTTTAATAATGCAGCAGAATGCAcctttaacctttaacctttcacCTTTAACTTACACCATCCCTGTGTTAGCTAAACTTAGCTAAAGAGGCTTTAATAATGCAGCAGAATGCACCTTTAACCTTTCACCTTTCACCTTTAACTTACACCATCCTGACATATAACCAGAgctttaacctttaacctttgacCATCCTGGCATATAACCAGAGCTTTAACCTCTGACCTTTAACCTTCACCATCCTGACATATGACCAGAgctttaacctttgacctttaacctttcacCTTCACCATCCTGATAGATGTCCAACCCAAAttccttactttctttctttctttccatgtttcttcatccttcatgtcttcttttctcatcctttccttctgtcattccttcaccatttattctcctctttttctttctttcattccttctttctttctttctttccttctttgttttgtttccttcttctttatttttcttctttatttcattcctccttccttcctttctttaaatgatttttcctttcattcctttctttctttctttctttctttctttctttctttctttcttctttcttttctttctttcttctttctttcttttNNNNNNNNNNNNNNNNNNNNNNNNNNNNNNNNNNNNNNNNNNNNNNNNNNNNNNNNNNNNNNNNNNNNNNNNNNNNNNNNNNNNNNNNNNNNNNNNNNNNNNNNNNNNNNNNNNNNNNNNNNNNNNNNNNNNNNNNNNNNNNNNNNNNNNNNNNNNNNNNNNNNNNNNNNNNNNNNNNNNNNNNNNNNNNNNNNNNNNNNNNNNNNNNNNNNNNNNNNNNNNNNNNNNNNNNNNNNNNNNNNNNNNNNNNNNNNNNNNNNNNNNNNNNNNNNNNNNNNNNNNNNNNNNNNNNNNNNNNNNNNNNNNNNNNNNNNNNNNNNNNNNNNNNNNNNNNNNNNNNNNNNNNNNNNNNNNNNNNNNNNNNNNNNNNNNNNNNNNNNNNNNNNNNNNNNNNNNNNNNNNNNNNNNNNNNNNNNNNNNNNNNNNNNNNNNNNNNNNNNNNNNNNNNNNNNNNNNNNNNNNNNNNNNNNNNNNNNNNNNNNNNNNNNNNNNNNNNNNNNTCATAcgtctttcattcattccttctttccatgtttcttcatcctttatgtctcctttcctcaccccatcctttccttctatcctttccttccccatttcttctcctctttttctttcttctggtctccctctcttttctcttttcttagacctttctggagtccctgagctcccttgtctcgtattaagatgagatcagactgagtcctgtctggaagatgggactggatctgatccggtcttgatgttgggtctttgttaatgatagaacatagactccggtctagaccggctctgtttggagtctgaggagaccatgtgttgttatttggtgatttataaataaagattgattgatgtgtctcatcttaatccaccatgagcagagacctttacagcatttagcaagttacagtggagaggacaaacttcctttaacaggcagaaacctccagcaggaccagactcatgttagacacacatctgaatctgagaccgtgttggagagagggatagagggagatgtagagagagagagagatgatagtggggagacggatagtagtagttgtagcagctggagtctggaccacgtccacagcagcagagatccagaggaacctacgagacaagggagctcagggactccagaaaggtctaagaaaagagagaagagagggagaccagaagaaagaaaaagaggagaagaaatggtgaaggaaaggatagaaggaaaggatgggatgagaaaaggagacataaaggatgaagaaacatggaaagagagaaagaaagaaggaaaggaattTGGGTTGGACATCTATCAGGATGGTGAAggttaaaggtcaaaggttaaaggTTTAAGGTGCATTCTGCTGCATTATTAAAGCCTCTTTAGCTAAGTTTAGCTAACACAGGGATGGTGTAAGTTAAAGGTGAAAGGTGAAAGGTTAAAGGTGCATTCTGCTGCATTATTAAAGCCTCTTTAGCTAAGTTTAGCTAACACAGGGATGGtgtaagttaaaggttaaaggttaaaggttaaaggTGCATTCTGCTGCATTATTAAAGCCTCTTTAGCTAAGTTTAGCTAACACAGGGATGGTGTAAGTTGGGCTGTGCGGCCTTAAAGCTGATCTAAGTTTTGAAAAGCAGAGAGAAGTGAATTGATGTTTCTGTAAAGACAGTTTATTTCCTGTTGAAGTTAGTTCAGGATTTAAAGGTGTTTATAATATTAGACTGGATTCAAGTAAAGAGGAACATGTTGAATGTTGAATCCCAGCTGTGTTTAAAGGAACTCCTCTCAGTGTTTCTGGACTTTGTCCTCACTCAGTGCTTTGATAAGATATCCTGATAGCAGACTGAAGTGAACAGATCTCTTGAAGGATTGATTGTGGGGCTTTTTTCTGGTTCTATTGAACAGCCATAGAATCTGGAGGATCCAGTGATGGCCAGCCGAGCCCAGAGAGACTGGAGGGTCGGGGACGCCGTGTGGACCTGCTACAGAGGACCTCAGACTTTCTCTGATCATCTGGAGACCAGataagaacacaaacacactgttagGAACACGACCCGGGTAGCAggactcagagctgcaggactggAGGACTGTCTTGTAGCTGGAGTCCCTCTTAAAGTACAGGTCCCAGTCTGAAGCTGCTGGGTTCAGAAACAGAGTCCACTTATGAAACTAGACTTTCCTCTTTATGTGTTCAAATACAAAGAATGAGTCTAAGATGAGGACCCCGACCCTCTGAGACCCGTCCTGTGAAATGAATCCACTCCAGGTTTTCTGAAAGTTTATTGAGGTCagaaaaagtttcactccaGTAAAAATCTATAAATCTGAAAACCACAAGACCTACGAGTCCCAAACCCTCCACCGCTGGATTctacctgatcacacacacagaccctctAACTTATTGATTCACACAGGAAAGCATCACACATTCAAGGAAGCACAGTCCAGATCCAGAGTCTAGACCAACCCTGATCCAGGACAGACCCAGATCAGGGTTCAGACCAGCTGAGCACAAAAGAATCAGGTGTTCAGCCagtccagcaggtggcagcactGACAGGCTGCTGagcagaaaacacaggaagctGATTTCATGTCCCTCTGACAAGCATCCAGGACCAGGACAAGGACCAGGACCCAgatcaggaccaggaccaggatcAGGACCAGGATCAGTCCGTGGTGGGGACCAGAATCCTTCctaaagcagagagaaagacaaggaCAGGGTcaacacaaaatacacaaaaccACAACTGGTCTGAACTGGTCCCAGACTGGGTGTACTGGTCTAAACTGGTTTAAGACTGTGTGTACTGGTCAGAACTGGTTTAAGACTGTGTGTACTGGTCTGAACTGGTCTCAGATTGTGTGTACTGGTCTGAACTGGTCTCAGATTGTGTGTACTGGTCTGAGCTGGTCTCAGACTGGGTGTACTGGTCTTACTTCGGGTCTTGCTCTTGTAGTAGATGAATCCAGCGAGGGATAAGATCAGACCCAGGATCAGACCGGAGGCTCCGATGGCGATCTTGTTCCTCTCAGACTCAGGCATGGACGAGTCtgaggacagacaggcagagagacagacaggtgagcagacagacagacagagagacagacaggtagagagacagacaggtagagagacagacaggtaagagagacagacaggtgagcagacagacaggtagagagacagacaggtagagagacagacaggtgagcagacagacaggtagagagacagacaggtagagagacagacaggtgagcagacagacaggtagagagacagacaggtgagcagacagacaggtagagagacagacaggtcgacagacaggtagagagacagacaggtgagcagacagacaggtagagagataGACAGGTACTTACCCCAGTCCACAATCAGAGGTGCCTTCAGGCTGACGTGCTCCACCTTACACGAGATCTTCTCTCCAGACCTGCACCCACAGAAAACACCAGATCAGAGACTCTGACACAACAcactggacctggacctggacctggtcCTGGACCTACATCTGGACCCACAtatggacctggacctggacctacATCTGGACCTGCACCAACCTGAACCTTGTTTATAAAACTGGTTCTACCATAGTCTCAAAGGTTGTTTAAATCCTGTGTTTAATAAAGACTCCTCTAACTGGACCTGGACCTGAAATCAAtcagacctggacctggactcaCTGGGGCGTGTACTCCAGGTGAGAGTGGACCTGGTAGTACCAGTCCCCGTCTGCCATCATGTCCGTGGAGGTGACCCCAGCAGTGACCTCCTGTCCGTTCCTGAGCCAGGTCACTCTGATCAGTTTGGGGTAGAAGTCGTAGACGGTGCAGACCAGCATGGCAGGATGTCCACCAACAGGGGGGTCCTCAGAGTGCAGACGGGCGTGAGGCtcagctgcaacacacacacattgatacACACTGATCAGAGGGACGTggggtttgttgtttgttgtcagtatggtttattgtggggtcagttaatCAGGTTATTTACAGGTCATGTGTTAGAGGAGGGGATGTTCTGTTCATTTAGGCGTCCTGTTTTCTTTAGTTTGGAGTGGGggagggggtgagctgggtctctgGACTTTCTGTTGACAGCtattttctctattttcttttgATCTCTTTAATAATCTGTTTGAGCATTTTATCTTGAGCTGATCCTTTCtcattaataaaatgttaaacttccTTTTCTTACatcagtgatttttgcttttaggaCACTTGACTAGGGcaaacctcagcctctcagtgtctttggctctttgtagttgCTACATATATACCAATACACACATATGTAATGTGAGGAGCAGCAGAATGAAGACATTAACATATTGAAGGACTGGCACCATGTGTACGATGTGTTTACtgactggtttgttttgttgGTCGTCTGTTTTTGCTGAGATGTTGAATACGATAATCTGGATGAGATTTAAAATTCAAATGAACTTTCAAAGTCCTCCCTTGGTCCTAAGGTCCTttacaaacacagtttaaaatgaATCTTTACACAGAGTGCTGTTAAACTTACTTTATACACTTTtatattctattattttatatgtttggaatgaaacaacatttacatttactctttgttttttaagtgttccTTTGGTTTGACTCAGAgctggattttattttgaaaatcctaAAATAAGAAGAGTTTTTCATATCTCTGATCCCAGCTGATTAATAAAGGTGTAGTTGCACAGAGTGACCAGCAGGCTGCGTCAGAGAGCTGTGTCTGAGGACTTCCTGACAGTTAGAGATGTAGTAACCTGAGAGAGAGTTTAAAATATAACCACATCATGAAGACTGGAatgaaagagtgaaatattcatGAGGAACTTTAGAACAGAACTCTAGAACATGAGGTGGATCTGTCAGCTgaactcagagga contains the following coding sequences:
- the LOC117809100 gene encoding H-2 class II histocompatibility antigen, E-S beta chain-like → MTSTFLSVSLLFITSLCIADGTMHVAVDRCVFNSTDLKDIEYIYSFYYNGLELTRFSSSVGKCVGYTEYGVKNAEFWNNNPSELNSFRAQKATYCGHNIGIWYKAALTKSAEPHARLHSEDPPVGGHPAMLVCTVYDFYPKLIRVTWLRNGQEVTAGVTSTDMMADGDWYYQVHSHLEYTPQSGEKISCKVEHVSLKAPLIVDWDSSMPESERNKIAIGASGLILGLILSLAGFIYYKSKTRRRILVPTTD